The stretch of DNA GATCGGCGACTTCGCCAGCGAAGAGCTGACCGACGCGGCATTTTCGATTTACTACTTCGTCGGCTTCATCTCCGGCCCGATCTGGACCCTGATCATCGGCTACGTCATGCAGCACTACGGCTTCACCGAAGCCTTCTACATCGCCGCGGGCACTTACATCGCCGGCATGGTCCTGCTGTTGTTCGTCAAGGAAGAGCCGAAGGCGGTGACAGCGTGACGATGAACTCGGATATTGCTCTCGCAAAGACGCCAAGGCGCAAAGTGACGGGCGTGGCCCGTCATTCGAAATGAATGCGAGAGAGCCGAGAGAGATTTTTCCCTTCGGTCGAAATGACAACTTCTTACCTTTGCGCCTTCGCGCCTTTGCGAGAAATCTCCCGAATCCGAACTTTTTGAGTCCTCTGCGTCCTTTGCGGCTATTTCTCCCCTTCCGAAATTCCACCCTATGACCGTTCAAATCATCGCTCTCTCTGCCGCCATGGCCTATGCCATGAGTTTCATCCTGTCGAAGCGCGGCATGCGCCATTCGACGCCGATCACCATTACTTTCGTCTCGCTGCTCATGCAGACCCTCGTGTTGTTGGGCATCGTCATTCTCTTCACCGGCGTTCCGCCGATGACTCCCTACGTTTATTTTCTCTTCATCGTTGCCGGCGTGCTGCAAATGGCCGTGCGCCAGCTCACCTACATCGGCATCGAAAAGATCGGCGCCGCGCGCAGCGGACCGATCCGCGCCTCGGTGCCGCTGTGGAGCGCGGCGGTGGCAATTATTTTTCTCGGTGAACGCATCACCTGGCCCATCGCCCTCGGCACTCTATTGGTGGTCGGCGGCATCTTGTTGATTTCCTGGCGCAGCGAAGAATCGGTCACGGACTTTCGCCGCTGGTACGTCATCGCGCCGCTGCTGGCGGCGATTCTCGGCGGCATCGTCTATCCACTGAGAAGATATACGCTGCAAATTTCCGACGACCCGATCTACTTCGGCGCCATTATCGGCGTCGTCGGCCTCATCTGTACGATGCTATTTCTCGCTGCGCCATCGACCAAAGACAAACTCGTCTGGCATCGCCGATCGGTAGGCTATTTTATCGTCGGCGGATCGCTCGAATCCCTCGGCCTGCTACTGGTTCTCTACGCCTTGAGTTTCGGGCCCGTGGTCATGGTCACACCTCTCACCGCGACCTTGC from Deltaproteobacteria bacterium encodes:
- a CDS encoding DMT family transporter, which translates into the protein MTVQIIALSAAMAYAMSFILSKRGMRHSTPITITFVSLLMQTLVLLGIVILFTGVPPMTPYVYFLFIVAGVLQMAVRQLTYIGIEKIGAARSGPIRASVPLWSAAVAIIFLGERITWPIALGTLLVVGGILLISWRSEESVTDFRRWYVIAPLLAAILGGIVYPLRRYTLQISDDPIYFGAIIGVVGLICTMLFLAAPSTKDKLVWHRRSVGYFIVGGSLESLGLLLVLYALSFGPVVMVTPLTATLPLWVVLGSKLFLSDVEKITSQTVVGAILVVAGTVAIALAKF